Proteins found in one Thermaerobacter subterraneus DSM 13965 genomic segment:
- a CDS encoding S-layer homology domain-containing protein produces MTIIDISDGSYTSCHLRSPYEDTFCIPVREGSYVAEFNVFVDGVPTTVWSHVVVEEKQQPIQLHVPSAEGVGYVTAALTDAEGRPVSSKFDTVMERIEVPGIGSIERPLGWVINEFGNLATYVAAGHHHWVIRHDTYEEHVEFDVTPEQVVDLGTIVVGPEPEPPAPEPQPEPVPSPTPEPAPVSPPVVPQPQPGGPPEFEIAKDTLNEQGDAADGVITLQVPQDRLVAIRPEVRDVLEAEGHGLHLVMGEVAVTLDASFLALERWADADGAARVFLDGYPEGAVRFRLAVDPVQLHDAPADLVPAGPAYRLRWQLVGADGRLVEPARWPNSLWVSFALSGTEDEEPVAVWPLDVAGDATAQPSWARGDVIHFSAQRPGTYIAAVRPARFQDTAGHWAREAIATAYSHGIVRGLDQAGTRFEPGRPVTRLEFAAMIGRTLGLEPDPAGAEAFTDVRHTWAAGLVGAVQRAGVTQGIRQGYFGAGETLTRLQLAVMLGRALEAQGVSAPLSEQVLERFRDREEIPNWAERPLATAVAAGVARGDGTGRLNPHLPATRAETAVMLIRFLRAWLDAVPAGLPAAGGNDHGGTSGGA; encoded by the coding sequence GTGACTATCATCGATATTTCGGATGGGTCGTATACGTCTTGTCATCTTAGGTCACCGTATGAGGATACATTTTGCATTCCGGTTCGCGAGGGAAGCTACGTTGCAGAATTCAATGTCTTTGTCGATGGTGTCCCGACAACGGTATGGTCGCATGTGGTGGTTGAGGAAAAGCAACAGCCGATTCAGCTGCACGTGCCATCGGCCGAAGGGGTCGGCTACGTCACTGCAGCTCTGACCGACGCTGAGGGACGTCCCGTTTCGTCGAAATTTGATACTGTCATGGAGCGCATTGAGGTGCCCGGCATCGGAAGCATCGAGCGCCCGTTAGGGTGGGTGATCAATGAGTTCGGGAACCTTGCCACCTACGTTGCGGCGGGACATCACCATTGGGTGATTCGTCACGACACATATGAGGAACACGTGGAGTTCGACGTAACACCAGAGCAAGTCGTTGACCTGGGAACCATCGTCGTCGGGCCCGAGCCGGAACCTCCGGCTCCAGAACCGCAACCCGAACCGGTACCGTCTCCTACGCCGGAACCGGCGCCCGTCAGTCCTCCGGTGGTACCCCAGCCGCAGCCCGGTGGACCGCCGGAGTTTGAGATTGCGAAGGACACCCTGAATGAGCAGGGAGATGCGGCGGACGGGGTGATCACCCTTCAGGTGCCGCAGGACCGGCTGGTTGCGATCCGGCCCGAAGTTCGAGATGTGCTTGAGGCTGAAGGGCACGGGTTGCACCTGGTGATGGGGGAGGTGGCCGTAACCCTTGATGCCTCATTCCTTGCGCTGGAGCGCTGGGCTGATGCGGACGGGGCAGCGCGGGTGTTCCTGGACGGTTACCCAGAAGGAGCCGTAAGGTTTCGCCTGGCGGTCGATCCGGTGCAACTACACGACGCGCCAGCGGATCTCGTTCCCGCGGGCCCCGCTTACCGGTTGCGCTGGCAGCTGGTCGGAGCGGATGGTCGCCTGGTCGAGCCGGCCCGCTGGCCGAACTCCCTCTGGGTTTCGTTTGCTCTCAGCGGGACTGAGGATGAAGAACCGGTGGCTGTGTGGCCTCTTGACGTTGCGGGTGACGCGACGGCACAGCCTTCGTGGGCCCGCGGCGATGTCATCCACTTCAGTGCTCAGCGGCCCGGAACCTACATCGCTGCGGTTCGACCCGCGCGGTTTCAAGACACGGCCGGTCATTGGGCCCGTGAAGCCATCGCAACCGCCTATTCGCATGGCATCGTCAGGGGCTTGGACCAGGCAGGCACGCGCTTTGAACCGGGACGTCCCGTGACCCGCCTGGAGTTTGCGGCGATGATCGGACGTACCCTGGGGCTTGAGCCCGATCCCGCCGGGGCCGAGGCCTTTACCGACGTTCGCCATACCTGGGCTGCGGGGCTCGTGGGGGCCGTCCAGAGAGCGGGGGTCACCCAGGGGATCCGCCAGGGTTACTTTGGTGCGGGGGAGACGCTGACACGATTGCAGCTGGCCGTCATGCTAGGGAGAGCGCTGGAGGCCCAAGGAGTCTCGGCTCCGCTGTCCGAACAGGTCCTGGAGAGGTTCCGGGACCGGGAGGAGATTCCCAATTGGGCCGAGCGGCCCCTCGCGACGGCTGTGGCGGCGGGCGTCGCTCGGGGTGACGGCACGGGACGGCTCAATCCTCACTTGCCCGCGACCCGTGCTGAGACGGCCGTCATGTTGATACGGTTTCTGCGAGCATGGCTTGATGCCGTCCCCGCCGGGCTGCCGGCGGCGGGCGGGAACGATCACGGGGGGACAAGTGGTGGAGCCTGA
- a CDS encoding mechanosensitive ion channel family protein, with translation MTGEMDLLAMAAAPFTRWPILGNPVWRWLVALGIAVAVLLLLLLVRDRLAGRLAHLAGRSASAWDDFLVELLQRRTGFLTLLAVAVWAGSQALLIPEPVAFRIRQITSIVLILQVALWANYAIGFFLTRAFEARGDDEEVAAALAGAQLLSRVGLWTVVILVVLRQLGMDITALVAGLGIAGIAVGLALQNVLGDLFASLSIVLDKPFVVGDFIVVDNFAGTVQHVGIKTTRVRALTGEEIVFSNADLLKSRVRNMKRMAERRVEFRLGVPYGTPVERLERIPAMVREIIESQPHVRFDRGHFKQLGDSALIFEFVYFVTDPDYLLYMDTQHAINLAIYRRFGEEGIDFAFPTQTVHVVEGAESIPSEVARAAGPAPVRNQPREQSEVQEQGRPQARPQAEG, from the coding sequence GTGACGGGCGAGATGGATCTCTTGGCCATGGCCGCCGCACCCTTCACCCGCTGGCCCATCCTGGGCAATCCTGTCTGGCGCTGGCTCGTGGCCCTGGGCATCGCCGTGGCGGTGCTGCTTTTGCTGTTGCTGGTGCGCGACCGGCTGGCCGGGCGGCTCGCCCACCTGGCCGGCCGGAGCGCCAGTGCCTGGGACGACTTCCTGGTCGAGCTGCTGCAGCGCCGCACCGGGTTCCTCACCCTGCTGGCGGTGGCCGTGTGGGCCGGGTCCCAGGCCCTGCTGATCCCCGAGCCCGTCGCCTTCCGCATCCGCCAGATCACCTCCATCGTGTTGATCCTCCAGGTGGCTCTCTGGGCCAACTACGCCATCGGCTTCTTCCTGACCCGGGCCTTCGAGGCCCGCGGTGACGACGAAGAGGTGGCGGCGGCCCTGGCCGGTGCCCAGCTGCTCTCCCGGGTCGGGCTCTGGACCGTGGTCATCCTGGTGGTGCTGCGGCAGCTGGGCATGGACATCACCGCCCTGGTCGCCGGCTTGGGCATCGCCGGCATCGCGGTGGGCCTGGCCCTGCAGAACGTGCTGGGGGATCTCTTTGCTTCCCTCTCCATCGTGCTTGACAAGCCCTTTGTCGTGGGCGATTTCATCGTGGTCGACAACTTTGCCGGCACCGTCCAGCATGTGGGGATCAAAACCACCCGCGTTCGCGCCCTGACCGGCGAGGAGATCGTCTTCAGCAACGCCGACCTGCTCAAGAGCCGCGTGCGCAACATGAAGCGCATGGCCGAGCGGCGGGTGGAGTTTCGCCTCGGTGTGCCCTACGGGACGCCCGTGGAGAGGCTGGAGCGCATTCCCGCCATGGTGCGGGAGATCATCGAGTCCCAGCCCCACGTGCGCTTCGACCGCGGCCACTTCAAACAATTGGGCGATTCCGCCCTGATCTTCGAGTTCGTGTACTTCGTGACGGACCCCGACTACCTGCTCTACATGGACACCCAGCACGCCATCAACCTGGCCATCTACCGCCGCTTCGGCGAAGAGGGCATCGACTTCGCCTTCCCGACCCAGACGGTCCACGTGGTGGAGGGGGCGGAGAGCATCCCGAGCGAGGTAGCGCGGGCGGCGGGCCCGGCGCCGGTGAGGAACCAGCCCCGGGAGCAGAGTGAGGTGCAGGAGCAGGGCCGGCCGCAGGCTCGGCCGCAGGCGGAGGGTTAG
- a CDS encoding NAD+ synthase, producing MDPAAAPLRIAVAQVNVTVGDLEGNARKLARFAADAAQTGADLVVFPELALTGYPPEDLVFRPAFLDATRHWLGWLAGELAAGPVALVGFVHRDRDLYNAAAVLQGGQIKAVACKRFLPNYGVFDEKRYFAPGRRALVLHLRGVALGVSICEDLWYPHGPIREQALAGGAEILLNLSASPYHMGKPREREGLLITRATDLGVAIVYANLVGGQDELVFDGHSLVVDAGGQVAARGRPFAEDLFFWDYDPAAAAVARWHEPRYRHMPVTPEEAAQVEHVDLDEPAAGGGPGGRLPGPVAGPGVAVPGVAGPGTAPEASRPPLPPRQVEVLEGEAEVYAALVLALRDYFEKNGFRRAWLGLSGGIDSALVACLAADALGPRQVTGVRMPSPFTSAASLDDAEAVARNLGIGLETIPIGEIFGAFRQALAPLFGDRPFDVAEENLQARIRGTLLMALANKFGGLVLATGNKSELATGYATLYGDMAGGFAPLKDVPKTLVYRLAAYRNGWPGGPVIPRSVLEKAPTAELRPGQKDEDSLPPYAVLDPILEAYVERDLPAAALVARGLPAEAVRRTVHLVATSEYKRRQAAPGPKITARAFGRDRRYPITSGYREAVPGDGGSAG from the coding sequence TTGGACCCTGCTGCCGCTCCCTTGCGCATCGCCGTCGCCCAGGTCAACGTCACGGTGGGCGATCTGGAAGGCAACGCCCGCAAGCTGGCCCGGTTCGCGGCCGATGCCGCTCAAACCGGCGCTGACCTAGTGGTCTTCCCCGAGCTGGCCCTGACGGGTTATCCGCCGGAAGATCTGGTCTTCCGGCCGGCCTTCCTCGACGCCACCCGCCACTGGCTGGGGTGGCTGGCCGGGGAGCTGGCCGCGGGGCCCGTGGCCCTGGTGGGGTTTGTCCACAGGGACCGGGACCTCTACAACGCCGCCGCGGTACTCCAGGGCGGGCAGATCAAGGCGGTGGCCTGCAAGCGGTTCTTGCCCAACTACGGGGTGTTCGACGAGAAGCGCTACTTCGCCCCCGGCCGGCGGGCCCTGGTGCTGCACCTGCGGGGCGTGGCCCTGGGCGTCAGCATCTGTGAAGACCTCTGGTACCCCCACGGGCCCATCCGGGAGCAGGCCCTGGCCGGCGGGGCGGAGATCCTGCTCAACCTGTCCGCCTCCCCGTACCACATGGGCAAGCCCCGGGAGCGGGAGGGGCTGCTGATCACCCGGGCCACCGACTTGGGTGTGGCCATCGTCTACGCCAACCTGGTGGGCGGCCAGGACGAGCTGGTCTTCGACGGCCACAGCCTGGTGGTCGACGCCGGCGGCCAGGTCGCCGCCCGGGGCCGCCCCTTTGCCGAGGACCTGTTCTTCTGGGACTACGACCCGGCGGCCGCCGCCGTGGCCCGCTGGCACGAGCCCCGTTACCGCCACATGCCGGTGACGCCCGAGGAGGCGGCCCAGGTCGAGCATGTCGACCTGGACGAACCGGCCGCCGGAGGCGGCCCGGGTGGGCGGCTCCCGGGCCCGGTGGCTGGGCCGGGGGTTGCGGTGCCCGGGGTGGCGGGGCCCGGGACGGCTCCGGAGGCGTCGCGGCCACCGCTGCCGCCCCGGCAGGTGGAGGTGCTGGAGGGCGAGGCGGAGGTCTACGCCGCCCTGGTGCTGGCCCTGCGGGATTATTTCGAAAAGAACGGCTTTCGCCGGGCGTGGCTTGGCCTCAGCGGCGGCATCGACTCCGCCCTGGTGGCCTGCCTGGCGGCCGATGCCCTGGGCCCCCGGCAGGTGACGGGCGTGCGCATGCCGTCGCCCTTCACCTCCGCCGCCAGCCTGGACGATGCCGAGGCCGTGGCCCGCAACCTGGGCATCGGCCTTGAGACCATCCCCATCGGTGAGATCTTCGGCGCCTTCCGGCAGGCCCTGGCGCCCCTGTTCGGCGACCGGCCCTTCGACGTGGCGGAGGAGAACCTCCAGGCCCGCATCCGCGGTACCCTGCTCATGGCCCTGGCCAACAAGTTCGGCGGGCTCGTGCTGGCCACTGGCAACAAGAGCGAGCTGGCCACGGGCTACGCCACCCTCTACGGCGACATGGCCGGCGGTTTCGCGCCCCTCAAGGACGTGCCCAAGACCCTGGTCTACCGGCTGGCGGCCTACCGGAACGGCTGGCCCGGGGGCCCGGTGATCCCGCGCTCGGTGCTGGAGAAGGCGCCCACCGCCGAGCTGCGCCCGGGCCAGAAGGATGAGGACAGCCTGCCCCCTTACGCGGTGCTCGACCCGATCCTCGAAGCGTATGTGGAGAGAGACTTGCCCGCCGCCGCCCTGGTGGCCCGGGGGCTCCCTGCCGAAGCGGTGCGCCGGACCGTCCACCTGGTGGCCACCAGCGAGTACAAGCGGCGCCAGGCGGCTCCGGGACCGAAGATCACGGCCCGGGCTTTCGGCCGGGACCGCCGCTATCCCATCACCAGCGGTTACCGGGAAGCTGTGCCGGGCGATGGGGGCTCCGCGGGCTAG
- a CDS encoding DUF871 domain-containing protein, which translates to MDEQAPHEQAPALTLGVAIYPGYGPEGSEAAITRLLEQAARHGYTEVFTSLHLPEASPAATAGLLERLAGLAGRLGLRLWADVAPPALAALGATPGDLAPLARLGLAALRVDYGYDAPAIAAMTRNPYGLDVVLNASTVTPAELDRILAAGARPERLAACHNFYPRPETGLGLDFFRHRSEELARRGIRVAAFVPSQAGRRGPLREGLPTLERHRRLPPDRAAAELRALGCVHTVLFGDPGPSPAELQGVREVWLGDGVPLRVRLHPAATAAERHILLDVVHVNRVDPAEAVLRSTASRAYAGQGAMIEPRPAEPRPRGTVTVDNAGYLRYAGELQVTLQDLPADPRVNVVAWVHPDDVPLLDLLGPGARFRFVAG; encoded by the coding sequence ATGGACGAACAGGCTCCCCACGAACAGGCTCCCGCCCTCACCCTGGGCGTGGCCATCTACCCGGGCTACGGACCGGAGGGCAGCGAGGCGGCCATCACCCGCCTGCTGGAACAGGCGGCCCGGCACGGTTACACCGAGGTCTTCACGTCCCTGCACCTGCCCGAGGCATCGCCGGCCGCCACCGCCGGCTTGCTGGAGCGGCTGGCCGGGTTGGCCGGCCGCCTGGGCCTGCGCCTCTGGGCCGACGTGGCACCCCCCGCCCTGGCGGCCCTGGGCGCCACCCCCGGCGACCTGGCGCCCCTGGCCCGCCTCGGCCTGGCCGCCCTGCGGGTCGACTACGGTTACGACGCCCCCGCCATCGCCGCCATGACCCGCAACCCTTACGGCCTGGACGTGGTGCTCAACGCCAGCACCGTGACACCCGCCGAGCTGGACCGGATCCTGGCGGCCGGCGCCCGGCCCGAACGGCTGGCGGCCTGCCACAACTTCTACCCGCGCCCGGAAACGGGGCTGGGCCTGGACTTCTTCCGTCACCGGTCGGAGGAACTGGCGCGGCGCGGCATCCGGGTGGCCGCCTTCGTCCCCTCCCAGGCCGGCCGCCGGGGACCCCTGCGGGAAGGGTTGCCCACCCTGGAGCGCCACCGCCGCCTTCCCCCCGACCGGGCCGCGGCCGAACTGCGGGCCCTGGGTTGCGTACACACGGTGCTCTTTGGCGACCCCGGCCCGTCCCCGGCGGAACTGCAGGGGGTGCGGGAGGTGTGGCTGGGCGACGGTGTGCCCCTGCGGGTGCGCCTCCACCCCGCGGCGACGGCCGCCGAGCGGCACATCCTGCTGGACGTCGTCCACGTGAACCGGGTCGACCCGGCCGAAGCGGTGCTGCGCTCGACAGCCTCCCGGGCCTACGCGGGCCAGGGGGCGATGATCGAACCGCGGCCGGCGGAACCCCGGCCCCGGGGCACGGTGACGGTGGACAATGCCGGCTACCTGCGCTATGCGGGCGAGCTGCAGGTGACCCTGCAGGACCTTCCCGCCGACCCGCGGGTCAACGTGGTGGCCTGGGTCCACCCCGACGACGTGCCGCTGCTGGACCTTCTGGGACCGGGAGCCCGTTTCCGCTTCGTAGCCGGCTGA
- a CDS encoding class II aldolase/adducin family protein, which produces MRYALLAPARDDFLGRLIAGLRGVLDLHGHEPTTADDPDLGLAIQVADPADPRPFRRQSRGTFVVTLMEGEPGANLLQRAYPYLVRTLSNLLIYVTDEDGRRTLHFITPELGHYQVAYETRNEGAFFEEVYERLRPLAQSRFVLDNVFEPDLPEALWEGNDTTRALARAGRRLAALDLLPAPFPLEEYLSPRDLRHLKLLYGIGGLSYGNLSARHEGNTFWMSASGIDKSRMEVVGRDILLVKGYDPERQAMILSVPAGIEPRRVSVDAIEHWMIYREHPEVQAIIHVHAWMEGVPSTEANYPCGTYELATAVAELVRQAPDPAAAVIGLKNHGLTITGRSLDDIFERIEGRIQRQVPMS; this is translated from the coding sequence ATGCGTTACGCCCTGCTGGCCCCGGCGCGGGACGACTTCTTGGGGCGCCTGATCGCCGGCCTGCGCGGCGTGCTGGACCTGCACGGGCATGAGCCCACCACCGCCGACGACCCCGACCTGGGCCTGGCCATCCAGGTGGCCGACCCGGCCGATCCGCGGCCCTTCCGGCGCCAGTCCCGGGGCACCTTCGTCGTGACCCTGATGGAGGGAGAGCCCGGGGCCAACCTGCTCCAGCGGGCCTACCCGTACCTGGTCCGCACCTTGTCGAACCTGCTGATCTACGTCACCGATGAAGACGGCCGGCGCACGCTGCACTTCATCACGCCGGAACTCGGCCACTACCAGGTGGCTTACGAAACCCGCAACGAGGGCGCCTTCTTCGAAGAGGTGTACGAGCGGCTGCGGCCCCTGGCCCAGTCCCGGTTCGTCCTGGACAACGTGTTCGAACCCGACCTGCCGGAAGCGCTCTGGGAGGGCAACGACACCACCCGTGCCCTGGCCCGGGCCGGCCGGCGGCTGGCGGCGCTGGACCTTTTGCCGGCACCGTTCCCGCTGGAGGAGTACCTCTCCCCCCGGGACCTGCGCCACCTGAAGCTGCTGTACGGCATCGGGGGCTTGAGCTACGGCAACCTGAGCGCCCGCCACGAGGGCAACACCTTCTGGATGAGCGCCAGCGGGATCGACAAGTCGCGGATGGAGGTGGTGGGCCGCGACATCCTGCTGGTCAAGGGCTACGATCCCGAGCGCCAGGCGATGATCCTCAGCGTGCCGGCGGGCATCGAACCGCGGCGGGTCTCCGTCGACGCCATCGAGCACTGGATGATCTACCGGGAGCACCCCGAGGTGCAGGCCATCATCCACGTCCACGCCTGGATGGAGGGAGTGCCCTCCACGGAGGCCAACTACCCGTGCGGCACTTACGAGCTGGCCACGGCGGTGGCGGAGCTGGTGCGCCAGGCGCCCGACCCGGCCGCGGCGGTCATCGGGCTCAAGAACCACGGCCTTACCATCACCGGCCGCTCGCTGGACGACATCTTCGAGCGCATCGAGGGGCGGATCCAGCGCCAGGTGCCCATGAGCTGA
- a CDS encoding zinc-dependent alcohol dehydrogenase, with product MKALVYRLSLPRVVLAKLLAHRWPWLVYGPAGPVTYADWPDPVLPGDDWAVVAPRLSGLCGSDMGVIAAHTSPSASPFSSFPAVLGHEVVGVIAEAGARVPWPAGTRVVIDPSISCTMRGLPPCAQCQRGFPYLCQNCTGGALAPGFLVGYCRDLPGGWAQRMLAHATQLHPVPDTIPDERAVLVEPLAIAAHGLLRRPPATGARVLVIGAGTIGLSAVAALRLLGYGAHVTVAARHGMQAQLARELGADQVVAPQDLGRAAVEAGARAFRPLLGRDVYRGGFDLVIDCAGTRRSLDDALRLAREGGTVILLGAAGEISRLDWTFVWMRELDIVGAVGYGLEQVGGRTVHTFDLVLEALARHPDLPVERMVTHRFPLARYREALKAALDRRASGAVKIVFTPGEG from the coding sequence ATGAAAGCCCTGGTCTACCGGCTCTCGCTGCCCCGGGTGGTCCTGGCCAAGCTGCTGGCCCATCGCTGGCCCTGGCTGGTGTACGGTCCCGCCGGGCCGGTGACCTATGCCGACTGGCCCGACCCGGTGCTGCCGGGGGACGACTGGGCCGTCGTCGCACCACGCCTGTCGGGCCTCTGCGGCTCGGACATGGGGGTCATCGCCGCCCACACCTCCCCCTCCGCCTCCCCCTTCAGCTCCTTTCCGGCGGTGCTCGGCCATGAGGTGGTCGGGGTCATCGCCGAGGCAGGCGCCCGGGTCCCGTGGCCTGCCGGCACCCGGGTGGTCATCGACCCGTCCATTTCGTGCACCATGCGGGGGCTGCCGCCCTGCGCCCAGTGCCAGCGGGGTTTCCCCTACCTCTGCCAGAACTGCACCGGCGGGGCCCTGGCCCCCGGGTTTCTGGTGGGCTACTGCCGCGACCTGCCCGGCGGCTGGGCCCAGCGGATGCTGGCCCATGCCACGCAGCTCCACCCCGTGCCCGACACCATCCCGGACGAGCGGGCCGTGCTGGTGGAGCCCCTGGCCATCGCCGCCCACGGCCTCCTGCGCCGGCCGCCGGCGACGGGCGCCCGGGTGCTGGTGATCGGCGCCGGCACCATCGGGCTCTCGGCGGTGGCCGCTCTGCGGCTGCTGGGTTACGGGGCGCACGTCACCGTGGCCGCGCGCCACGGCATGCAGGCCCAGCTGGCCCGGGAGCTGGGTGCCGACCAGGTGGTGGCGCCCCAGGACCTGGGGCGCGCCGCCGTGGAAGCGGGCGCTCGGGCCTTCCGCCCCCTGCTGGGCCGCGATGTCTACCGGGGCGGGTTCGACCTGGTGATCGATTGCGCCGGGACCCGCCGTTCCCTGGATGACGCCCTGCGGCTGGCCCGGGAGGGCGGTACCGTGATCCTGCTGGGTGCCGCCGGGGAGATCTCCCGCCTTGACTGGACCTTCGTCTGGATGCGGGAGCTGGACATCGTGGGCGCCGTGGGCTACGGCCTCGAGCAGGTGGGCGGGCGGACCGTCCACACCTTCGACCTGGTGCTGGAGGCCCTGGCCCGCCATCCCGACCTCCCGGTGGAGCGGATGGTCACCCACCGCTTCCCCCTGGCCCGCTACCGCGAGGCCCTCAAGGCGGCCCTGGACCGGCGCGCCTCGGGGGCGGTGAAGATCGTCTTCACGCCGGGCGAGGGCTGA
- a CDS encoding IS200/IS605 family accessory protein TnpB-related protein, with protein MIWPMQATFQTKIQDRAVYPALDAIAALYGRLLCRLFVDIYVHNRPLVECKREYIAHYGITARHFNALAIELKAKVKAAEEAHRHHLVHLRGQIQATERAIAKLQKQDKALASGKGRGAGLPPEERAERRRRVRFRLHQKKRRLAMLRSRLETAEARTGLPPICFGSRRLFHRQFHLEENGFASHDEWRKAWRDARSQSFFCIGSKDEMSGNQTCSLFGDSLRLRVPNALAGRLGRHVWLHGIRFPYGQDVILAALASGQAISYRFVRQNGAWYVFATTERPAAPITTWRRAGALGADLNPDRLAVAEVDRFGNPIAARDIRFQIQGKRQEQVKAILGEVVADLVAWAKSAGKPIVVEHLDFREKKTRLREEGPRYARMLSAFAYGAFMALLLSRAAREGVEVIRVNPAFTSVIGKVKFMARYGLSPHAAAAVAIARRGLRLGERFCSGTARPLPARNRGRHVWSDWRRIAPSVRGKRAHRLYQRSSEDTPGRGEPRSTLAPAAHNLHGPGCDGLAWGPGCDPPARIVGSAVRPAS; from the coding sequence ATGATCTGGCCGATGCAGGCGACCTTTCAGACGAAGATTCAAGACCGGGCGGTTTACCCGGCGCTGGACGCCATCGCCGCACTGTACGGTCGCCTGCTGTGCCGGTTATTTGTCGATATCTATGTTCACAATCGTCCCCTTGTTGAGTGCAAGCGGGAATACATTGCCCACTACGGAATCACGGCTCGCCACTTCAATGCGCTGGCCATCGAACTCAAGGCCAAGGTGAAGGCGGCGGAGGAAGCCCATCGGCACCATCTGGTGCATCTGCGCGGCCAGATTCAAGCCACGGAACGAGCGATTGCCAAGTTGCAAAAGCAAGACAAGGCCCTGGCGTCCGGAAAGGGCCGCGGGGCCGGCCTGCCGCCCGAAGAGCGGGCCGAGCGTCGCCGCCGGGTTCGGTTTCGGCTGCACCAGAAGAAGCGACGGCTGGCGATGCTTCGCTCCCGCCTTGAAACGGCGGAAGCCCGGACGGGATTGCCGCCGATTTGCTTTGGTTCTCGGCGCTTGTTTCACCGGCAGTTCCACCTTGAAGAGAACGGCTTTGCTTCCCACGACGAATGGCGCAAGGCATGGCGCGATGCCCGAAGCCAAAGCTTCTTCTGCATCGGCTCCAAAGACGAGATGAGCGGTAACCAAACCTGCTCGCTCTTTGGCGACAGCTTGCGCCTTCGGGTGCCCAACGCCCTGGCCGGCCGCTTGGGGCGGCATGTTTGGCTACACGGCATCCGCTTCCCCTACGGACAGGATGTCATCCTGGCGGCCCTTGCGTCCGGGCAAGCCATCAGCTATCGGTTCGTCCGGCAAAACGGCGCGTGGTATGTCTTCGCCACCACCGAACGGCCCGCGGCTCCGATCACCACCTGGCGGAGGGCTGGCGCCCTTGGCGCGGATCTGAACCCCGACCGGCTGGCCGTGGCGGAGGTGGACCGTTTCGGCAACCCGATCGCGGCTCGCGACATCCGCTTTCAGATCCAAGGCAAGCGGCAGGAGCAGGTGAAGGCCATCCTGGGCGAGGTGGTGGCGGACCTGGTGGCATGGGCCAAGAGCGCCGGCAAGCCCATCGTGGTGGAGCACCTCGATTTCCGGGAGAAGAAGACCCGCCTACGGGAAGAAGGCCCCCGCTACGCCCGGATGCTCTCCGCCTTTGCCTACGGCGCGTTCATGGCCCTGCTGCTCTCCCGGGCCGCCCGGGAAGGCGTGGAAGTGATCCGCGTCAACCCGGCCTTCACCAGTGTGATTGGCAAGGTCAAGTTTATGGCCCGGTACGGGCTGTCGCCCCACGCGGCAGCGGCGGTGGCGATTGCCCGCCGGGGCCTTCGTTTGGGCGAGCGCTTTTGCTCCGGAACCGCCCGCCCTCTACCCGCGAGGAATCGAGGGCGGCACGTCTGGAGCGATTGGCGGCGCATCGCCCCGTCGGTGCGCGGCAAGCGGGCGCACCGGCTTTATCAGCGGTCCTCCGAGGACACTCCAGGTCGGGGAGAACCCCGATCCACCCTGGCACCGGCAGCTCACAACCTGCACGGCCCGGGGTGTGATGGTCTGGCTTGGGGTCCGGGGTGCGATCCCCCGGCGCGAATCGTCGGGAGCGCTGTTCGCCCGGCGTCATAG